The following proteins are co-located in the Apium graveolens cultivar Ventura chromosome 5, ASM990537v1, whole genome shotgun sequence genome:
- the LOC141660548 gene encoding uncharacterized protein LOC141660548, which translates to MAVSLKVRCYPAHSAQPSCITLPPVNGNNFEIKGHHISMSPKFTGSEGEDPYLFIHEFEEVCALQKLQQLTEDSIRLRLINFALKENAKKWLYSLPVNSISTWEGFVVIFLKKYFPNHKTTRLTNEINQFHQKENESFWKYFDRFKNLLSQYPHHGIEKWRLCKIVYEALDSSTTALLESMCQGKFMEKDEDQGWEFFEELAEKTMLWESTREPNRKPGKHNETLGSLANKGLHLVGNSIATEAKLATLTRRLEALETTNAPSQASMCANYNSYSHGPQNFQEFKQVNAMFQPRPKNDPFAPTYNLGWKNHPNFSWTQGQNYQSPQPTFQKPNPNSYPTSSQNPYPNPIQAPLNPPGFNDSDKRLNSLEKSIEALLKSQTNLTQSQQAFMQTMTQDSWEV; encoded by the exons ATGGCAGTTTCTCTTAAGGTTCGTTGTTACCCCGCCCATTCGGCCCAACCTTCTTGTATTACTCTCCCACCGGTTAATGgtaataattttgaaattaaaggTCATCACATTAGCATGTCACCTAAATTTACCGGGAGTGAAGGTGAGGATCCGTATCTTTTTATTCATGAATTCGAGGAGGTTTGTGCCTTACAAAAACTTCAACAATTAACCGAGGATTCCATTAGGCTTAGACTAATCAATTTCGCTcttaaagaaaatgctaaaaaaTGGTTATATAGCCTACCGGTTAATTCTATTTCAACTTGGGAGGGATTCGTAGtcatttttctaaaaaaatattttccaaatCACAAGACTACGAGACTTACAAATGAGATTAATCAATTTCATCAAAAGGAAAATGAGTCtttttggaaatattttgatAGATTTAAAAATCTTTTGTCCCAATATCCCCACCACGGAATAGAAAAGTGGAGACTTTGTAAGATTGTTTACGAGGCCTTAGATAGTTCTACAACCGCATTGTTAGAGTCTATGTGTCAAGGCAAATTCATGGAAAAAGACGAGGACCAGGGTTGGGAATTTTTCGAGGAACTAGCAGAAAAGACCATgttgtgggagtctactagggagCCGAATAGGAAGCCTGGTAAGCACAATGAAACACTCGGTTCATTAGCTAACAAAGGCTTGCATTTAGTTGGTAATTCTATAGCAACCGAAGCGAAGTTAGCTACTCTCACTAGAAGATTAGAAGCTTTAGAAACCACTAATGCCCCTTCTCAGGCGTCTATGTGTGCGAACTATAACTCTTATAGTCATGGACCTCAAAACTTTCAAGAGTTTAAGCAAGTGAATGCTATGTTTCAACCTAGACCTAAGAATGACCCTTTTGCACCCACATACAATCTCGGGTGGAAGAACCACCCAAATTTTTCATGGACCCAAGGCCAAAACTACCAATCTCCTCAACCCACTTTTCAAAAGCCTAATCCAAACTCTTATCCCACTTCTAGTCAAAATCCTTATCCAAACCCAATTCAAGCACCCTTGAATCCTCCCGGATTTAATGATTCGGATAAGAGACTTAATTCCTTAGAAAAGAGCATTGAGGCTTTGCTAAAATCTCAAACTAATTTGACTCAATCTCAACAAGCCTTCATGCAAACCATGACCCAAGATAG TTGGGAAGTgtag